The Mesorhizobium sp. M3A.F.Ca.ET.080.04.2.1 genome contains the following window.
ACCTCGAGCAGGCGATGACGTCGGAGCTGCAGGGCAACGTCATCGACCTCTGCCCGGTCGGCGCGCTGACCTCCAAGCCGTTCGCCTTCCAGGCGCGGCCGTGGGAACTGACCAAGACGGAATCGATCGACGTCATGGATGCCGTCGGCTCCGCCATCCGCGTCGATTCCAGGGGCCGCGAGGTGATGCGCATCCTGCCGCGCGTCAACGAAGCGGTGAATGAGGAGTGGATTTCCGACAAGACCCGCTTCATCTGGGACGGCCTGCGCACGCAGCGCCTCGACCGTCCCTATGTGCGCAAGAACGGCAAGCTGGTGCCGGCAAGCTGGGCGGAAGCCTTCGCGGCGGTCAAGGACGAGGTGTCGAAGACGGCGCCGGAGCGGATCGGCGCCATTGCCGGCGATCTCGCGGCGGTCGAGGAAATCTACGCGCTCAAGCTTCTGATGGGCTCTCTCGGCTCGAGGAACATCGATTGCCGCCAGGACGGCGCCGCGCTCGATCCGTCGCTCGGCCGCGCCAGCTACATCTTCAATCCGACGATCGAGGGCATCGAGCAGGCCGACGCGGTGCTGATCATCGGCGCCAATCCGCGCTTCGAGGCTTCGGTGCTCAATGCCCGCATCCGCAAGCGCTGGCGCGTCGGCAATCTGCCGGTCGGCGTCATCGGCGAGGTCGGCGACACACGCTACGACTATGAGCTTATCGGCGCCGGTCCGGAGTCGCTGAAGGATCTGGCCGCCGGTAACGGTAAGTTCTTCGAGGTGCTGAACCAGGCGGCGCATCCGCTGATCATCGTCGGTCAGGGCGCGTTGGCGCGTGCGGACGGGGCGGCCGTGCTCGGCCAGGCGGCAAAGCTCGCTGCAGCCGTCAATGCCGTCACCGCCGACTGGAACGGCTTTGCGGTGCTGCACAACGCAGCCGCTCGCGTCGGCGCACTCGATGTCGGCTTCGTGCCGGGCGAGGGCGGCAAAGGCGTCGCGGGCATGCTCGGCGAGACCGACCTTTTGTTCCTGCTTGGCGCCGACGAGATCGACATGGCCAAGACCGGCGGGGCGTTCGTCGTCTATATCGGCACGCACGGCGATGCCGGCGCGCACCGCGCCAATGTCATCCTGCCGGCGGCTGCCTACACCGAAAAGTCCGGCACCTACGTCAATACCGAGGGCCGCGTGCAGCAGACCAACCGCGCCGGCTTCGCGCCCGGCGAAGCGCGCGAGGATTGGGCGATCTTGCGAGCACTGTCGGACGTGCTCGGCAAGAAGCTGCCGTTCGATTCGCTGGCGCAGCTACGCGCCAAGCTCTATGGCGAATACCCCCATCTCGCCCGCATCGACCAGGTGCTTGCCGGCAGCGGGGAGGACGTCGCCAGGGTGGCGAAGCTCGGCGGCCGATTGAACAAGGGCAGCTTCACCTCGTCGGTGAAGGACTTCTATCTGACCAACCCGATCGCGCGGGCATCGGCCGTGATGGCCGAATGCTCGGCGCTGGCCAAGAGCGGCTTCAAGCAGGCGGCGGAATAAGCATGGACACCTTCTTCTCCTTCTACGTGCTGCCGGCGCTGCTGATCCTGTTGAAGTCAGTCGTGCTGATCGTCGTTCTTCTGATCTTCGTCGCCTATATACTTTATGCCGACCGCAAGATCTGGGCGGCGGTGCAGTTGCGCCGCGGCCCGAACGTCGTCGGGCCCTGGGGCACGCTGCAGGCCTTCGCCGACCTGTTGAAATTCGTGTTCAAGGAACCGGTGATCCCGTCCGGTGCCAACAAGGGCGTGTTCCTCTTGGCACCGCTGGTCTCGGCGGTGCTGGCGATTTCGGCCTGGGCCGTCATTCCGGTCAACCAGGGCTGGGCGATCGCCAACATCAATGTTGGGATCCTCTATGTCTTCGCCATCTCCTCGCTCGAGGTCTATGGCGTGATCATGGGGGGCTGGGCCTCCAACTCCAAATATCCGTTCCTCGGCGCGTTGCGCTCGGCGGCGCAGATGGTCTCCTACGAGGTCTCGATCGGCTTCGTCATCGTCACCGTGCTGCTCTGCGTCGGCTCGCTCAATCTCTCCGACATCGTGCTGTCGCAGCAGGATGGTCTGGGAACGCGGATAGGCCTGCCCAACACCTTCCTCGACTGGCACTGGCTGTCGCTGTTCCCGATGTTCATCGTGTTTTTCATTTCGGCGCTGGCCGAGACGAACCGGCCGCCGTTCGATCTGGTGGAGGCGGAATCGGAACTCGTCGCCGGCCACATGGTCGAGTATTCGTCGACGCCGTTCCTGCTCTTCTTTCTCGGCGAATACGTCGCCGTCGTGCTGATGTGCGCCTTGGCCACCATCCTCTTCCTGGGCGGCTGGCTGCCGCCGTTCGACTTCGCCCCATTCACCTGGGTGCCGGGGCTGATCTGGTTCGTGCTCAAGGTCTGCCTGATGTTCTTCATGTTCTCGATGGTGAAGGCGTTCGTGCCGCGCTACCGCTACGACCAGCTGATGCGGCTGGGCTGGAAGGTGTTCCTGCCGCTGTCGCTATTCATGGTGGTCGCCACCGCGGCCTTCCTCAAGATCACGGGGTTTGCCTGATGTCCGCTCTTGGCCAAGCCGCAAAGGCGCTGCTGCTGAAGGATTTCGTCAGCGCCTTCTTCCTGTCGATGCGCCAGTTCTTCGCGCCGAAGGAGACGATCAACTATCCGCACGAGAAGGGGCCGATCAGCCCGCGATTCCGTGGCGAGCATGCGCTGCGCCGCTATCCCAACGGCGAGGAGCGCTGCATCGCCTGCAAGCTATGCGAAGCGATCTGCCCGGCGCAGGCGATCACTATCGAGGCCGGTCCGCGCCGCAACGACGGCACGCGCCGCACCGTGCGCTACGACATCGACATGGTGAAGTGCATCTATTGCGGCTTCTGCCAGGAAGCCTGCCCGGTCGACGCCATCGTCGAGGGTCCGAATTTCGAGTTCGCGACCGAGACGCGCGAGGAGCTTTACTATGACAAGGAAAAGCTGCTCGCGAACGGCGATCGCTGGGAGCGGGAACTGGCGCGCAACATCGCGCTGGATGCGCCCTATCGGTGATTGGCGCACTTCTCCCCGTCAACAGGGAGAAGGAACAAGAAAAGTGGACGGCGCAACGTCGCCCGTCTAAGGAACACGCGATTTCGGATCCGAGGCGGAACGGAATCGGAATTTGAACCCCGGGGGAACCCATGCTGAGTGGACTAGAGGCGGCCTTCTTCTACCTCTTCGCCTTTGTCGCCGTGGCGTCGGCCTTCATGGTCATTTCGTCGCGCAACCCCGTGCATTCGGTGCTGTTCCTGATCCTCACCTTCTTCAACGCCGCAGGGCTGTTCATGCTGACCGGCGCCGAGTTCCTGGCGATGATCCTGCTCGTCGTCTATGTCGGCGCGGTGATGGTGCTGTTCCTGTTCGTCGTCATGATGCTCGACGTCGACTTCGCAGAGATGAAGCAGGGCGCGCTGCAATATGCACCGATCGGCGCGATGGTCGGACTGATCCTGGCGGCGGAACTGATCGTCGTGCTCGGCGGCTACAGCTTTGCGCCGCAGCTGGCCTCGACGGTCGCCAAGCAGACGCCGGATCTCGCGGCGCGCTCCAACACGGCGGCGCTCGGCGATATCCTCTACACGGACTACCTCTATTACTTCCAGATTGCCGGCCTCGTGCTTTTGGTCGCCATGATCGGCGCCATCGTGCTGACGCTGCGCCACAAGGAAGGGGTCAAGCGGCAGTCGATCGCCGCCCAGGTCGGACGCACGCCGGCGACGGGCATGGAAATCCGCAAGGTCAAGTCGGGCGAGGGCATCTGAGATGGTCGTCGGCATCGCGCATTATCTCACCGTATCGGCGATCCTATTCACGCTCGGCGTGTTCGGCATCTTTTTGAACCGCCGCAACATCATCGTCATTCTGATGTCGGTCGAGCTGATCCTGCTTGCGGTGAACATCAACTTCGTCGCTTTCTCGGCAGCGCTGCATGACCTTGTCGGACAGGTGTTCGCGCTGTTCGTGCTGACCGTCGCCGCGGCTGAGGCCGCGATCGGGCTTGCCATTCTTGTCGTCTTCTTCCGCAACCGCGGCTCGATCGCGGTCGAAGACGTGAACCAGATGAAGGGTTGACGGGAACAACCATGTACCAGGCCATCGTCTTCCTTCCGCTGCTCGGCTTCCTGATTGTCGGCCTGTTCGGCAATTCGCTCGGCGCCAAGGCATCCGAATACATCACCTCCGGTTTCCTGGTGATCTCGGCGGTACTGTCGTGGATCGCCTTCTTCACCGTCGGCTACGGCCATGGCGAGGTGTTCACCGTGCCGGTGCTGCGCTGGATCCAGGCCGGCGGGCTCGACGTGGCCTGGGCGCTGAGGATCGACACGCTCACCGTGGTGATGCTGGTCGTCGTCAACACCGTGTCGGCGCTGGTCCATATCTATTCGATCGGTTACATGCACCACGACCCGAACCGGCCGCGCTTCTTCGCCTATCTGTCGCTGTTCACCTTCGCGATGCTGATGCTGGTGACGGCCGACAATCTGGTGCAGATGTTCTTCGGCTGGGAAGGCGTCGGCCTCGCCTCCTATCTGCTGATCGGCTTCTGGTACAAGAAGCCCTCCGCCAACGCCGCCGCGATCAAGGCCTTCGTCGTCAACCGCGTCGGCGATTTCGGCTTCGCGCTCGGCATCTTCGGCGTGTTCGTGCTGTTCGGCTCGGTCAATCTGGGCACCGTGTTTGCCAATGCCGCATCCTTTCTTCCCGCAGAGGGCGCGCCGGAGGGAGCCGCCGTGCTCACCTTCCTCGGCCATGCGCTGGACAAGCACACGGCGCTGACGGTCGTCTGCCTGCTGCTGTTCATGGGCGCCATGGGCAAGTCGGCGCAGGTGCCGCTGCACACCTGGCTCCCCGACGCGATGGAGGGCCCGACACCGGTCTCGGCGCTGATCCATGCCGCGACCATGGTGACGGCCGGCGTGTTCATGCTGGCGAGGCTGTCGCCGCTGTTCGAGCTGTCGCATTCGGCGCTGACCGTGGTCACCTTCATCGGCGCCTTCACGGCCTTCTTCGCGGCGACCGTCGGCCTGGTGCAGAACGACATCAAGCGCGTCATCGCCTATTCGACCTGCTCGCAGCTCGGCTACATGTTCGTGGCGCTCGGCGTCGGCGCCTATGGCGCGGCGATCTTCCACCTGTTCACGCATGCCTTCTTCAAGGCGCTGCTCTTCCTCGGCTCGGGTTCGGTCATCCACGCCGTCTCCGACGAGCAGGACATGCGCAGGATGGGCGGGCTGAGGACGCTTATCCCGAAAACCTACTGGATGATGGTGATCGGCACGCTGGCGCTGACCGGCGTCGGCATCCCGGCGACGGTGATCGGCACTGCCGGCTTCTTCTCCAAGGACGCGATCATCGAAGCTTCCTTTGCCAGCCACAACGCGGTCGCCGGCCTTGCCTTCGTGCTGCTGGTGATCGCCGCCTGCTTCACCAGCTTCTATTCGTGGCGCCTGATCTTCATGACCTTCCATGGCGAGCCGCGCGCCAGCCACGAGGTCATGCACCATGTCCATGAATCGCCGCCGGTGATGCTGGTGCCGCTGTTCATACTGGCGGCCGGCGCGCTCTTTGCCGGCATCATCTTCCACGGCGCCTTCATCGGGGAGGCCTATGCCGAGTTCTGGAAGGCATCGCTGTTCACGCTGCCGGAGAACCACATCCTGCACGAGATGCACGAACTGCCGCTGTGGGTCGAACTGGCACCGTTTGTCGCCATGATCATCGGCTTCGCGATCGCCTGGAAGTTCTATATCCGCTCGCCGGAACTGCCCCGCAGCGTCGCCGCCAACCACCGCCTGCTCTACGGCTTCCTGCTCAACAAGTGGTACTTCGACGAGTTCTACGACTTCCTGTTCGTGCGGCCGGCGAAACGCCTCGGCAGGTTCCTGTGGAAGACCGGCGACGGCGCCGTCATCGACGGGCTCGGCCCCGACGGCATCTCGGCGCGCGTCGTCGACGTCACCAACCGGGTCGTCAAGCTGCAGACCGGCTATCTCTATCACTACGCCTTCGCCATGCTGATCGGCGTGGCCGCTCTCGTCACCTGGATGATGCTCTGATGACCGACTGGCCAATCCTCTCGCTGGTCACCTTCCTGCCGCTGGTTGGTGTTCTGCTTATCCTGCCGATCAGCGACGACAGTGAAAACGCGCGCCGCAACATCCGCGCCATCGCCTTCATCACGACGGCATTCACCTTCGTGGTCTCGCTGTTCATCTGGAAGGGCTTCGACAATTCGCAGGCCGGCTTCCAGTTCGTCGAGAAATCCGCCTGGCTGGATTCGGGCATTTCCTACCATATGGGCGTCGACGGCATCTCGATGCTGTTCGTGATCCTGACGACGTTCCTGATGCCGCTCTGCATCCTCGCCTCCTGGGAGGCGATCGAGAAGCGCGTGAAGGCTTACATGATCGCCTTCCTGATCCTCGAGACGCTGATGATCGGCGTGTTCTGCGCGCTCGACATCGTGCTGTTCTACGTCTTCTTCGAGGCGGGCCTGATCCCGATGTTCATCATCATCGGCGTCTGGGGCGGCAAGCGGCGAGTCTATGCCTCGTTCAAGTTCTTCCTCTACACGCTCGCCGGCTCGGTGCTGATGCTGCTCGCCATCATGGCGATGTTCTTCCAGTCCGGCACGACCGACATCACCACGCTGCTCACGCACAATTTCCCGGCCAACATGCAGACCTGGCTGTGGCTCGCCTTCTTCGCCTCCTTCGCGGTGAAGATGCCGATGTGGCCGGTGCACACCTGGCTG
Protein-coding sequences here:
- the nuoH gene encoding NADH-quinone oxidoreductase subunit NuoH, translating into MDTFFSFYVLPALLILLKSVVLIVVLLIFVAYILYADRKIWAAVQLRRGPNVVGPWGTLQAFADLLKFVFKEPVIPSGANKGVFLLAPLVSAVLAISAWAVIPVNQGWAIANINVGILYVFAISSLEVYGVIMGGWASNSKYPFLGALRSAAQMVSYEVSIGFVIVTVLLCVGSLNLSDIVLSQQDGLGTRIGLPNTFLDWHWLSLFPMFIVFFISALAETNRPPFDLVEAESELVAGHMVEYSSTPFLLFFLGEYVAVVLMCALATILFLGGWLPPFDFAPFTWVPGLIWFVLKVCLMFFMFSMVKAFVPRYRYDQLMRLGWKVFLPLSLFMVVATAAFLKITGFA
- the nuoK gene encoding NADH-quinone oxidoreductase subunit NuoK, whose amino-acid sequence is MVVGIAHYLTVSAILFTLGVFGIFLNRRNIIVILMSVELILLAVNINFVAFSAALHDLVGQVFALFVLTVAAAEAAIGLAILVVFFRNRGSIAVEDVNQMKG
- the nuoL gene encoding NADH-quinone oxidoreductase subunit L, with the translated sequence MYQAIVFLPLLGFLIVGLFGNSLGAKASEYITSGFLVISAVLSWIAFFTVGYGHGEVFTVPVLRWIQAGGLDVAWALRIDTLTVVMLVVVNTVSALVHIYSIGYMHHDPNRPRFFAYLSLFTFAMLMLVTADNLVQMFFGWEGVGLASYLLIGFWYKKPSANAAAIKAFVVNRVGDFGFALGIFGVFVLFGSVNLGTVFANAASFLPAEGAPEGAAVLTFLGHALDKHTALTVVCLLLFMGAMGKSAQVPLHTWLPDAMEGPTPVSALIHAATMVTAGVFMLARLSPLFELSHSALTVVTFIGAFTAFFAATVGLVQNDIKRVIAYSTCSQLGYMFVALGVGAYGAAIFHLFTHAFFKALLFLGSGSVIHAVSDEQDMRRMGGLRTLIPKTYWMMVIGTLALTGVGIPATVIGTAGFFSKDAIIEASFASHNAVAGLAFVLLVIAACFTSFYSWRLIFMTFHGEPRASHEVMHHVHESPPVMLVPLFILAAGALFAGIIFHGAFIGEAYAEFWKASLFTLPENHILHEMHELPLWVELAPFVAMIIGFAIAWKFYIRSPELPRSVAANHRLLYGFLLNKWYFDEFYDFLFVRPAKRLGRFLWKTGDGAVIDGLGPDGISARVVDVTNRVVKLQTGYLYHYAFAMLIGVAALVTWMML
- the nuoI gene encoding NADH-quinone oxidoreductase subunit NuoI; translation: MSALGQAAKALLLKDFVSAFFLSMRQFFAPKETINYPHEKGPISPRFRGEHALRRYPNGEERCIACKLCEAICPAQAITIEAGPRRNDGTRRTVRYDIDMVKCIYCGFCQEACPVDAIVEGPNFEFATETREELYYDKEKLLANGDRWERELARNIALDAPYR
- the nuoG gene encoding NADH-quinone oxidoreductase subunit NuoG; the encoded protein is MAKLKVDGKEITVPDHYTLLQAAEDAGAEVPRFCFHERLSIAGNCRMCLIEVKGGPPKPQASCAMGVRDLRPGPNGELPEIFTNTPMVKKAREGVMEFLLINHPLDCPICDQGGECDLQDQAMAFGVDSSRYHENKRAVEDKYIGPLVKTVMNRCIHCTRCVRFTTEVAGISELGLIGRGEDAEITTYLEQAMTSELQGNVIDLCPVGALTSKPFAFQARPWELTKTESIDVMDAVGSAIRVDSRGREVMRILPRVNEAVNEEWISDKTRFIWDGLRTQRLDRPYVRKNGKLVPASWAEAFAAVKDEVSKTAPERIGAIAGDLAAVEEIYALKLLMGSLGSRNIDCRQDGAALDPSLGRASYIFNPTIEGIEQADAVLIIGANPRFEASVLNARIRKRWRVGNLPVGVIGEVGDTRYDYELIGAGPESLKDLAAGNGKFFEVLNQAAHPLIIVGQGALARADGAAVLGQAAKLAAAVNAVTADWNGFAVLHNAAARVGALDVGFVPGEGGKGVAGMLGETDLLFLLGADEIDMAKTGGAFVVYIGTHGDAGAHRANVILPAAAYTEKSGTYVNTEGRVQQTNRAGFAPGEAREDWAILRALSDVLGKKLPFDSLAQLRAKLYGEYPHLARIDQVLAGSGEDVARVAKLGGRLNKGSFTSSVKDFYLTNPIARASAVMAECSALAKSGFKQAAE
- a CDS encoding NADH-quinone oxidoreductase subunit J, translating into MLSGLEAAFFYLFAFVAVASAFMVISSRNPVHSVLFLILTFFNAAGLFMLTGAEFLAMILLVVYVGAVMVLFLFVVMMLDVDFAEMKQGALQYAPIGAMVGLILAAELIVVLGGYSFAPQLASTVAKQTPDLAARSNTAALGDILYTDYLYYFQIAGLVLLVAMIGAIVLTLRHKEGVKRQSIAAQVGRTPATGMEIRKVKSGEGI